From a single Carassius carassius chromosome 8, fCarCar2.1, whole genome shotgun sequence genomic region:
- the ankle1 gene encoding ankyrin repeat and LEM domain-containing protein 1: MTTELVVQDEVEESSVRKSSGSLNASERMMSSSAGLEASLLDALRDADARCVESLLRQGADPNTIQDGLAAVHLAAGKESERGLRCLKLVLQHGADPNLRTTDDLTPLHIAASWGCFQNLRLLLRNGGNPNLTDQDGNKPSDLAEQEENSRCASLLQEYESHTSKEELDIPKFQYSILSGQSMSDSSFSPETSMLIPPGAGPLSSTRLSCFSSTCRVNGRPLNRESQAFWLSETSDLESHDSHVWNNDDMCKELPMLSSNCLSAVDNKNNPSMTYQHQAADTDCDVLHNNPVLSQRENRKSVTFRGSIDYLPVISPDEHQQFSLDQSSDLTSDLSQYVDFLDCKRMATVLQNQGIDVTCPDDVFIFSKEVDTGEDEFDKTVVGPVQLDDDDDDDEFKSIIQPHISSGSSEYNSCGSEPYQSPSTENSGSPPSSEPCDHKSDLTVERCGFSVRNDGNRQLKEVVRGPIEQSCVSATVRDASKIEVTSTESDCIPSPFVTGRTRSRLSRHSERMSQKLASFQTSSCLFEQTLPTATRSRRNTVKSPYGTSKHSFNEDKMEDVDSQLSSLKLSVISDGQSQADTLILSDSMADTVLIAERSVEPQLETRSLPSQVDNSESASRLMYESPKTQRNPGANAGCSGCTPRYSMSRLSGRSRQALANFSCTPAGQPLATEMDEPVEYLYTDTEEGHELIETHVPPMANTSFSSRISTSSSEDTLLYDWRSLQLGSTSPDCSTDSYRPKQESDVGVSGLTDKDLRSKLIEMGEYPGPINSQTRPLYVQKLKRSLQNTPHSQRSVAVSPSAAGYSPELENVLHRFILPNCQADELALCEQFDKADQNKRWREGFIKSSFNYLLLDPRVTKNLPYRSQSMNPKECFQTFISAVFYVGKGKRSRPYSHLYEALEYFKGDKSSKKLCSKVQHILQVWNAGHGVISLHCFQNVIAVEAYTREACMVEAIGLKMLTNQKRGDYYGVVSTWPVRRKRELGVHLLYRAMQIFLAEGERQLRPADIR; this comes from the exons ATGACAACAGAGTTAGTTGTTCAGGATGAAGTAGAAGAAAGCTCAGTCAGAAAGTCTTCAGGGAGCCTGAACGCCTCTGAGCGGATGATGAGCAGCAGCGCGGGGTTAGAGGCGTCACTGCTCGACGCGCTGCGCGACGCGGACGCCAG gtgTGTGGAGTCTCTGCTGCGTCAGGGAGCGGACCCCAACACCATCCAGGACGGACTGGCAGCTGTTCATCTGGCGGCAGGGAAAGAGTCTGAGAGAGGCCTGCGCTGTCTCAAACTGGTCCTACAGCACGGAGCCGATCCCAACCTCAG GACTACTGACGATCTGACTCCTTTACACATCGCTGCATCTTGGGGGTGTTTTCAGAATCTCCGATTACTCTTAAGGAATGGCGGAAACCCAAACCTCACAGATCAA GATGGGAATAAACCATCTGATCTGGCGGAGCAGGAGGAGAACAGTAGATGTGCAAGCCTTCTTCAAGAGTACGAATCCCATACATCCAAAGAGGAGCTAGACATTCCCAAATTCCAGTATT caaTCCTCTCTGGACAGTCCATGAGCGACAGTTCGTTCAGTCCAGAAACTTCAATGCTTATTCCCCCTGGAGCAGGCCCATTGAGCAGCACACGCCTGTCCTGTTTTTCCAGCACTTGTAGAGTCAATGGAAGACCTTTGAACAGAGAGAGTCAGGCTTTCTGGCTCTCAGAGACGTCAGATCTTGAGTCACATGATTCTCATGTTTGGAATAATGATGACATGTGCAAGGAGTTACCGATGCTGTCTAGTAATTGTCTCTCTGCTGTGGACAATAAGAACAATCCATCCATGACATATCAGCATCAAGCCGCAGATACTGACTGTGATGTTTTGCACAATAACCCTGTTTTGTCTCAACGGGAAAACAGGAAGAGTGTCACCTTCAGGGGAAGTATTGATTATTTACCTGTAATCAGCCCAGATGAGCATCAGCAGTTCTCTCTTGATCAGTCTAGTGATCTTACATCGGATCTTTCTCAATATGTGGATTTCTTAGATTGTAAGCGTATGGCGACTGTGTTACAGAATCAGGGAATCGATGTCACGTGTCCTGATGATGTTTTCATATTTTCCAAAGAAGTTGACACAGGGGAAGATGAATTTGATAAGACTGTTGTGGGGCCTGTAcaactggatgatgatgatgatgatgatgaatttaAGAGCATCATTCAGCCCCACATCAGCAGTGGGTCCAGCGAGTACAACAGCTGTGGCAGTGAGCCATACCAGAGCCCCAGCACTGAAAACAGTGGAAGTCCACCTTCGTCCGAACCCTGTGACCACAAATCAGATTTGACTGTGGAGCGGTGTGGCTTCAGTGTTAGAAATGATGGAAACAGACAGCTAAAAGAGGTAGTCAGGGGTCCTATTGAACAATCGTGTGTGTCCGCAACCGTCCGAGATGCCAGTAAGATTGAGGTGACCAGTACTGAATCTGATTGTATTCCAAGTCCATTTGTTACTGGGAGAACCAGGTCCAGATTGAGTCGTCATTCTGAAAGAATGAGCCAAAAATTGGCTTCCTTTCAAACCAGCTCTTGCCTCTTTGAACAGACGCTGCCCACCGCTACCCGTTCGCGCCGCAACACTGTGAAGTCGCCTTATGGTACATCAAAGCACAGTTTTAATGAAGACAAAATGGAGGATGTTGACTCACAATTGAGCTCTCTCAAGTTATCTGTAATCTCAGATGGTCAAAGCCAAGCTGACACACTAATCCTATCCGACAGCATGGCTGACACTGTGTTAATTGCTGAAAGAAGTGTTGAACCACAGTTGGAAACAA GGTCTTTGCCATCTCAGGTAGATAACTCAGAATCTGCCTCCAGGTTGATGTATGAATCCCCAAAAACACAGAGGAATCCAGGTGCTAATGCAGGGTGCTCTGGATGTACTCCTCGGTATAGCATGAGCCGACTGTCGGGACGCTCGCGACAGGCACTGGCCAACTTTTCTTGCACACCTGCTGGACAGCCCTTAGCTACTGAAATGGATGAACCTGTGGAATACCTTTATACTGACACTGAAGAGGGCCATGAGCTCATTGAGACCCATGTTCCCCCAATGGCCAATACCTCCTTCAGCTCTAGGATAAGCACCAGTAGCTCTGAGGACACACTGCTTTACGATTGGCGCTCCCTTCAGCTCGGCTCTACAAGTCCAGACTGCAGCACAGACAGCTATCGACCCAAACAGGAGAGTGATGTTGGAGTAAGTGGCCTAACTGACAAGGACCTTAGAAGCAAGTTAATTGAAATGGGAGAATATCCAGGACCCATAAACAGTCAAACCCGTCCACTGTACGTACAGAAGTTAAAGAGATCCCTTCAGAATACGCCACACAGCCAGAGATCTGTCGCAGTGAGCCCCAGTG CTGCAGGTTACAGCCCAGAACTGGAAAATGTGCTTCACAGATTCATACTTCCTAATTGTCAAGCAGATGAGCTTGCTCTGTGTGAGCAGTTTGATAAGGCAGATCAGAATAAGAGATGGCGGGAGGGTTTCATTAAATCCAGCTTTAACTACCTGCTGCTTGACCCACG AGTGACGAAGAATCTACCATATCGAAGTCAGTCCATGAATCCTAAAGAATGTTTTCAGACGTTCATCAGTGCGGTTTTCTATGTTGGAAAGGGCAAGCGTTCTAGACCTTACAGTCACCTCTATGAAGCTCTGGAGTATTTCAAAGGAGACAAGAGCTCCAAG